The genomic DNA acgctcccggaatgttgcctccacagtcgcaactggttggcaaaacttgcactgcagctggccgttcttaacagcgcttGTTCAGTTGGTCGAGGCtggctgagagggctgctctATGCGGGTTGAAACAAGGGCACACACAAAGAAGGCGCGCgattgtttcgttgcacccgcagaagtcacaaagtgggctgttggccattccgataagaaaggagtacgcatttgaaaatgctactccaagccatagacgaactagaaggatGCAGTTACGTCGTGGAAGGTCGGGCGGAATATGGAGCCGTAAAGTAAGGTACAGTGCATGAAGGCATGCACTTGTGAATTCGTTTGAATTCCATTGAGCTAATGTTAGGTCACGCGCAAGGgcggaaagttttttcgctgcgtcggctctcgaaagaggaatggcaacgcagttgacgccgtcatgggcagatcgggtaGCTGGGTccgctcgatcattgccatgtatgccacagtgactaggccaTGTAGGATTTggagtcgggcttgtaggacgatcggaggaatttggggcgacaggactaggcgagcaggatttatttacattatttacatttgaacatgggatacattgacagtctagcgtggctcccaaatggagcccgcaagacgaagcatacagcaaaggagcacacagctcacgagtacattgacgagcatagagcacgacgacgagcacttctagcagccgacaaaccgccgtttttaaacacttcgtgttccctaggtgaggcaaaacgttcgACGACATCgtaaacaggccgcctctctgcgggacgttttacaaacacgcacacacaggtttcagacgacctttgcagcgcagtcgtcgtggtgtccattgtccACCGTCCCCATAGCCAGGTGatcacgcccgaccccagcctgcgcctctaaattccagagcggacctcgcacagtggcctccgccgcggtccattgtctggcgtctcgAAAAGCGCCTGgagaggttccgccaattacctcccctagAGAACTCCTCTGGGCTGACCCCCGCCGCGTGGCTGCCGGTTGTCCTCAGTTCTCTGAAGTaagttcatggttggttagcgctgtcctcgctagttctctgaagggcgccaccacccaCTTGCAGCGGGCtcaaatagctgcaggccgatcctaacagccatcactgatatattatatcgtgtccttcgccaactatgcgatggtgaacttctctgatctctgcgacgcgctgctcatgtgatccatggcgcagtgctgaaagtacactctgtagggctgccttggaatcacagaagattgaccatgcatgGGGTACTTCcccctgaatgaaatgaagagccgcacgcagggctaccagttcaaCAGCTGCTTTTGATGATACATATGACGTTTTTTAGCTGTAGTTTGACGGATTttgctggtatcaccacagcagcagctgaacttgtaggtgtgactgagccatcgatgtaaacatgTACGCGCCCACTGTgcactgttacgatcggcctgcaggggttcTGACTTGCGAACCTTTCCCAGCCCGCTGCAGCTGTTTCGATCGACCTGCGGTGGTAGCTTCCTTCGAGCCTTTCTCATCCCGCTGCGACGAGTCGCTTTGTCAAGCCAACAATGCGCCTTCTCGGACAGCCCAGCGGTGCCAACAAGTTAGCCACGTTCGGCGGCCCGAGTATTGTTAgtcgattcgctgtcgccttcacggtctacttggagcaaggtaactcctggaaaagggtgttttgcggtgcttttTCATGGGCCCCAGAAATCGCCACAGTCGATTGACAAACGTGGCGGCTAACTGCGGAGTCAGGTATGGAATCAAGAGAGGCCAGCCTGGGTCAAGCGTATCAACTTCTACGAGGACCCTCTGCATTCGGTGTGTGGTCTGGGAATCCGAAGTGCAGatgtgagtgtgtgagccctccccctcaaaggcgggtcgactacgcctcCAACAACTGTGAACGGTTAGATTGGATAATGGTAGGATGACAGTTTTCACTCACCTAGGGGTCTAGGGAGGACAGATGGTTTTTAAGCAGCAGGTTTCGGCTTCTCGGTGAGCTCTGTGCTTGGGGCTTCGTGCTTtgttttcagtcatgctagagtGATGAAATCTTACGTTCTCCACCCTTtctgtagatattgtaaataaatcccgtactcctagttctcgatgagagcaagttcctccctacaaccatgtcccaagcgtgggtgagttggacgacggcatgggccagctaccacataTTTCATGCCCGACCACAAATCCTACAACCGGTTACCAgcggtgggattgtcctccaACTCTTACAGCACCTCCTGTAAAAGTCCTAATGTGGCccgcttcagggcaaacgacggtatgttagctttcttcgtgattcctgggatggcaaggcgtatttcaggtttgtgcaggtgccataaaggtgaggatggccTTGCTCCCAGGCATGTAGTTCTATGGCAACGAGGTATgattggcaacaattatacgactCAAAGTTGTGTGCGGCCTTTCTGCAAGTAAAGCAGCAAGATCGtgagacacacacacgcacacatgtacAGAGGTTACTGCATGTCTAAATTCTCTGAAACTGGGCTTATTATgcggtcgaaaatttcgtttcagttGCCTTTAAGGCATTTTGAAAGAAGCGTAAATGTCCGAACAAAAATCGGAGAACTAGAGGTTGCCAGGTTTCACAGCTGCTGTCATTTAAATGGTATGTACCCGAGTCGACCAAATCGCAAATTGTCCATTGCTTGATTGCGAAGTGCTAGGAGTGTTGGAGCCTAGTTTCAACAATACCTCTTGCCGAAGGTTGAATTTATTGCGggagcaaatatatggacactcctggcgcatttctgccgtcgacgtgatgttccatataaaggccaagggcgataatgTCGTCGCCGTGCGCCCTATGCTTCGTGTGctagtgaaagcttgcgagggtgagcgaGGGTGAggtggcggctcaatctcgcgcgcaggggaggaaagcggggaggaagcgcgccgtctcccgTCGCGTGCAAGGCATCGGGGTAGGGGAGGaaggggggcgttctactccgacgGCTCCtgcatatggcgcggccgcgcgggtgCTTCTTGCAAGCTATCGGCGATCGGGACAGAGTGCAGTTGCCGAGTGCTGATAGCATCGCGTACAccgtgttttcgccgcttagttcacgttgaagtgaAAGGCAACTCgaatgtcaattcgctcgctgctgctgctgcgcttcctcactccagagtTTCGACAACGAGTTTCCGAAGTCATGAgggatatgtgttcatgtttccttgtgctcgcgtgacaccatgcttgttaatttagttagtacgcgaatgtctacaagtttatacggacgataaaagtactatgcttacttcgtatagctgtatactaatttgctatcgtaatcgatgcttcgccttttgggcgaaactgcgaattttttcaGGACTCCCCGATCTGCCGAAAATTTCCATATCTGACCAAAAGTTAAAGCTTATGTGGTGTGTGGCCTTGCTTGTGAAAGCGCTCCGACGGCAACGTTTAACAGCGTGCTGAAACGCTGTCGATCAAACTGAACAATAGTTTTGGGCCCAATAAGAAAATAGTTAATCTCGGTTCAAACAGCTATTCTTGCAATTGTGTAAGTGACGTAGAATCTCACTTCAATCTGCTGTGCAGTTCTCGTGTTGAAGAATCATGTTAACAAGCTTCTATTTCAGTACAGGAACGAGGGTATAATTACTTGCTTCATATGCATATCCGGTGCTGAATTTCGTATTTTAACGCACCCTCTCCATTTCAACAGCGCAAAACCTGTGGCTCACTATGATACTCTACTGCCAAGCATCAGGTCGTCATTTCAGTTCCTGCGTGGTACAGGTGAGCGCTGAAGTGGGCGCAATGCAAGAACGCATGCCAGGCTTTCAGTGTACGCTAACATAACTCCAGCAGGTTAAAATAAATCGGGAGCTCTTTACCAGCCTATATCTCATACCAATCGTGTGGCTTTGggacattaaagggaagctgaagagtctgtcgaattcaataagacgctcatatacggatgcgggaatcttataaaccatgtaggtaatatttggttttttttttcaattaggagcgacgtaatcctcggttgaaattgcgctgtagctccgcccccctttgagtgagcgagcggagcggagaccggaaaccgcggtgttgtgacgtcaactctgcttcgttccttcggagcgtccgcgaccgtgcctgacccgCGCTAGTTTCTGCGTGTGTGCCagcgtaatctgcttcgatcgaccctgcattcctttgttggtgcgtctgcgtgtatgtagagtggtagtcaacgtgcgtggtagtcaacgtgagtggtagtcaacgtgagtggtattCAACAGATGAAGGACGCATGAAccaggaagcttttcacgcgtttaaaccatctttgtagattgccgacagctttgaacagcgcacaaatgccgacgatcgcatccccgcttacgttccacgaggaggcatgcaggaacacaacactacagttgtttgaccggaaacgagctcactagatcgacgaaagatcggcgagatcactagttcactttgcaaaaaacatactcaccaaagagcatttccaacacgaggagatcccaagacttcactcttagaaaaatttacaccctttggggcgtatcttgtcccacaacaatcatcgtcatctgtcttgcccgcgtttcctttctttaacgctgcgagcccggtacttcccagtcacgaacggcatgcgcgttatcagtgtgacgcagcgttcttgacaggaaagtatcgagcgccgagttttcaagaaaggaaacgcaagcaaggcagatgacgattattgttgtgggacaaatatacaccccaaagggtgcaactattTTAAGAGtgttcgctttcgttcgcgtcgaaagcactgctcgcaccagcatcgtttgcttcttcgagaggccggctcttcgcaatcggctcgtacatgtagggagtaacgccaaactcctcagaaaaacgcagtctctctaaattttccattaccctctcagaaaaacagcaccaaactacctggcactgcgcttcatgtgtagcggcagcggtcggcagcggcagagttgacgtcacgaggcgcaccgaccaatcacaggcggaaacgagacgcgcgagctgggcgtgtccgctgctgcacttttcgtcgaaataaaatatatttgcactttctttcgctcaatttcgatacgatattcgaattcggagggttgaaaagcattatgtacagatgttcactcattttttctggaaaacctttcagcttccctttaaaggggCACTGCTACACATGTCTTTGAGCTTCCCCCTATGACTGTTAGCGGCGATAAAAGACAAAATCGCGGACTTCACTTATCCTAAAGGTGCCTCTTCTTATCACAGTATTTGCCGTTAGACAATGGCATGATGACTGGTTGGAAGCGAAAATTGAGTAACTCGGAGATGTCATAAAATCTTTACAATTGCGCAGCGATCTTCAATAATGGTGCTCTATAGAGCAAATAAAGGAAGCAATATTTTGAATTTACAGAGGTAAATAGCCGCCACAGAGACATGAATTACTCTCCTGCTTTTGCTTCCCATTAAACATTATGTTTAGGAGGTGTGAAAGAGGCAAGATGTACTTGTGATGATCCACCTTTTACAACCTTGTGAATGCAAATTCGGGTGTCTTGTACTCGTTCCTCAACTTGTTCCTGTTCCGTGATAGTATTCTCTATACCATCGCGATGCTAACTGCGACGGTCCCGAACTTCTGCTCGTACTTCTTACGACCACTGTTAGCCGCCAGCTTCACGATCGCACAGCAACTGGATACGTCGGAGAACTCAACATTTCAACCAAATTGTGGCGTGGATAGGGTGGCAGAAAATAAGGGGAATATTTGCAGAATGTAGAGGGAGGAGAGACAGCCAAGATGGCGTTTCGATAACGTCTTTCCGACCTTCGTCTTTGAGTTCCCGCTGAGCGCATTCCCCGATGTACGGGAATGGTCTGTAACAATAATGTTGCCTACATAATTTAGGTGACGCCAAAATACTGCAGCAGTGCAATTTATGATTTGACGTCATCTTGTATGGTCGGGTAGTAGATTTATgtgagaaggaaaagaaagcacgCCGACGAAAAAGGTCTTGCTAATAAAGTATTACACGTTTCGGCTTGTGtgcggaagccttgttcacatcTTTACGCGACGCATTTGACCAGGGTTTAATACTCCAAGTTTGAGAACAAACATAATGCTAGCATGTCGCCCGGTTAAGAATAATTAACTGTAGCAATTGCAAGACTGATGATACAAGCGAAGTCGTACTGTTAACAGTAAACAGCCCTACCAGCGTAGGTCCAATAAAAAGTCCAATAAAATGGTCATAGCTCCCATTTTCCAGAAAAGCACAAGACTACTCAGGGAGCTGGATTACTTGAAAGAGCGGACATTATTACAGCTGtaatcaaaatgcataattgtCTAACTAACAAAATTTCATTACTcaactttttaactaattactttgcCTCACGTATTGCAAAGTACTAATTAAAGCCTATGATAAACCGCAAGACACGTTCACTTCGAACAAATTTTCAATCTAACACCGGGTTTGAGATAAGCACATTTGTCCTGGAAAGGTAATTGTTTTTCTGAAATCTTCTTTTTTCCAGTATAGCTGGTACTATTAGATCCATGGCTCCAGTCACAATAGAGTCGAAGTTTCGTGCATACTACTGACCCCAGAATATGTTTAATACGTTTACTTTAACGTTAACAGGATTAACAGCCCTGGCACGTAGCACAATTTTACTTCTTCAGCTACGTTACTCCTAGAAGTAGTCATATTTGCACGATAATTCATAATGAATATTTGATGATACCGATGCTTCTCTAATTAAGGTTTAGTGAAATTACTTAATGACAAACATTTTAATCTATAAATCGTAGTCGATGGCTTCGACATTGATATCCAATTGGAACGAATTGTGAACACGACACCAGTTTTGACATATATGCATTCCCAAAGTTGCCGACTAAATACGTTTTGTTATAGTAAATCTTGAGCTTCAAGCACAAAAACTTTAAAATATCGCTTTGTTAAAAAGTAAGTAGAACTGCATCGCATTTTTACTGCGAGTTGGGCAGCTCTTATCTCAAAACTAGTGTTAGTGCGAAAATTAGTTCGAAGTGAACGTGCCTTGTGAAATCACGGGCCTTAATTAGTACATTGCAATACGTGAGCTAAATTAGTTAAAAACTCAGTAGCGAAATTTCCTTAGCCAATTCTGCATTTTCATGCATAATATCACATGATGTGCCATATGCTgatgccacgatgcgatgtgccatatgAGGCAATGATTATGCTCAACCCTTTCAGAGATTCTGAACAATGACGTacaacgacgcctcaagcaaacacctctgtgttctgtggactacgcagacaaacagcagtggtgtgcgcaaggtaacgtttaacatcaactcgccactctcgtatttgactaaacgctgaagaaattacacattcgccacCAACATCACCGCTATAATTGTCGCCAATGAAAGCAAACATacgaagcttcgcttacatcgatttccatagtgcgtgggatccgacgatttttcattcttttttgcaTTCACGTGGCATTCGGTGTTTCAAACCTTTCAAACGCCAATGGCAGGCAGCTGATCGAACTGATATAGCATGCCCTCACGGTGAAGGCAGCGGCAGAAAGGCTATTGCCTATCGCATATTGAAGGTCTGTGTGAAAACAGCGTGATTCAGCTCGATGTGAACGCAACCAGACGGTTATGTGACAGCTATTCCGAAGGTAAAACTGTGGCTACGAGGGTTCGCCCACTAGTGATCGAAGAAACCATCCCGCTACGTATTCCAGAGGAGCTTGCGAGACAGCGTTCCGTAAGTGTTTGAATATTTTGCAAGTACGAACTGTGTGTCGCTTGATTGTCATGGCTAGACGAATGAACGTAAAACACGATATGTTTTAAAGTGCTTGTGATCCAATGTACCCTTCCTTTTCCGAAATCAAAATATTTAGACTGCACCAGACTTTGACTATTTATGTTTAGGCAGATCGCATGCGACAATCGTTACCTAATTTCAAGCTTTCCTCTGGTACATTTCTGACGTGCAAAGCGCAGATGTTGGCGATGAATACCGCCAAGTTATGCTCTAATAAGCTCTTGTCGAAAATAACCGAACAAGGAATGCATGACAAGTTTACACGACGCCTGCGTAAGCGCTGTGCCGTATTGGACAGTTTtcccaaggtaaatgtacctggtagcgaagcttccatataCTCTCAAAACATGCCGGTTCATCGGTGTTTCATGGGAAGGAACACTTCTGGCGGAAACAAAATATGACGCCATAtctattaaagggaagctgaagagtctgtcgaattcaataagacgctcatatacggatgcgggaaccttataaaccatgtcggtaaaatttgggtttttgtttttcaattaggagcgacgtaatcgtcggttgaaattgcgctgtagctccgcccccctttgagtgagcgagcggagcggaaaccggaaaccgcggtgttgtgacgtcaactctgcttcgttccttcgcagcgtccgcgaccgtgcctgaccgcgcttgtttctgcgtgcgtgccatcgtgtatctgcttcgatcgaccctgcattcctttgttggtgcgtctgcgtgtatgtagagtggtagtcaacgtgcgtggtagtcaacgtgagtggtaatcaatgtgagtggtagtcaacgtgagtggtagtcaacagatgaaggtcgctacacgtaccgcatgaaccgggaagcttttcgcgcgtttaaaccgtctttgtagattgccgacagctttggacagcgcacaaatgccgacgatcgcatccccgcttacgttccacgaggaggcatgcaggaacacaacactacagttgtttgaccggaaactagctcactagatcaccgaaagatcgccgagatcactagatcgctttggaaaaaacacactcactaaagagcatttccaacacgaggagatcacaaggctttgctttcgttcgcgtctaaagcactgctcgcaccagcatcgtttgcttcttcgagaggccggctcttcgcaatcggctcgtacatgtagggagtaacgccgaactcctcagaaagacgcagtctctctaaattttccattacggtctcagaaaacagcaccaaactacctggcaccgcgcttcatgtgtagcggcagcggtcggcagcggcagagttgacgtcacgacgcagagttgacgtcacaggcggaaacgagacgcacgagctgggcgtgtccgctgctgcacttttcgtcaaaataaaatatatttgcgctttctttcgctcaatttggatacgatattcgaattcggagggttgaaaaccattatgtacagatgttcactcattttttctggaaaacctttcagcttccctttaaagggcccctgaaacggttcggacaaattttgtaggcgcgtagggtacagcttaagtagaacattcgcaccacaatttaagtgaagcgttacgtattaatggagctgcaagcgattagaagttaccctcctccctagttatgcttttcctcctcaactcgctcgccgagcgagctgcgctaagctccgccttcactggttcagcgtcacgatgcgacgtcacatcgctcacttccggctgtttaggagcacgccccctcccgcgcgagacctctccgctagccgctagccgcttggccgtcgaccgagagctatcgaagcagcgtgcgttgcgagcattctgtcgtagcgccgaacgtgtccggtactctgctaaaaacaggcaagctggtcatttcggcaaatgactggaggcataaactcaagctgatgaaggaactttagcgtagacgtacgtgagcagcctgatcggtctgcacggtccagacactcgctggcgcagcgcttaaccagtcaaacaaagcgctaatattgctctaaccaagtgtaaagcattttaaacatttataaatcaacgtgttaatgattacactcctACGAAagatacacaccagcagcaaaaaagaatacacttcgttgctgctactgtgtatggttgagctctgtgccaccaggtggctgcaccgtgcagaccgttcacatttgcccttcagctcatctcgtggctcatcccggcacagtcaagcggccagaccctgtccccttgcgcttgcgtgtttgcaggtcgctaggtttgcagtccacaaggcaactaagtcgaatcatagtgctcgcgaaaagactgagaccgactctgaccgcggagctctcgtcaaaatggagtacgttgtaacacaagcagacgacacttgctgtgtgccggaagtgctgaagtgtactaaaaaactattcttgtgtattctctttaagttattttcattttacaaaaacaaaacattccaactattacgagcatcatttgttcaccataaagtcggaaaaattatcgaccacgcgccctggtcagccaatcagatagctcgcccatgtgacgtaatatgggttatttgcatcatatgggtaggggcggcttaaaattccgccgagcagtgcgctgcgatcggcagcgatgggtatttttaaaaccttataataaattacacgctttacgcagagcacttagatgcatcaattaatgatcggaagaacctactctaacgactcagtacgtttgtagaaaatcaccaaaatcgtttcagggtccctttaaagggaccctgaaacggtcatttcttgtgtttcatttctttggctagctgtgttccaatactcgccgtagTCGGCTAAGCAGCCACATGGCCGCTAAATCTCGTTCCAGTTCTGAAGACGACAAAGTAGGCAGCTTCGCGAAGCAAGCATCGACGTCAAACACGATGTAGGCTACgttcctgtccaaacaagatggtggcTGAGAAGGACGCTTGGAAAGCCGACACGAATGTTGTCTGGGCACAAGAAAACGTTGGCGCGCTATCCTCCGCCCTTAATGTAGGCTACCTTCGCTGGCGCAATGACTTACAGCTTAGAAATAATGTGTGCTTTCCTCGACTTTGTCTTGTCGCCACGAGGTGGCGTCACATCGCAGAAGCGTCTTCCAGACGGCTCGAAACGCGTTCCATTACACGGCCTCGAAGCTGTCTCCTTGGCTGTATACGTAGACGGCCTCCGATGCTGGCCAAAATTGGACCACACCCATAGTCGCACTTCCGTCACTTCTCCCACAACCATCCGGGAGACGTTTTTCACAACTCGCGCGTCTAGGGCGATGCTTCTGCGCCGCCTCCTTCAGCGACCTCTCACGTCACGTGCGCGACagcttgatttctttttttgcttggctTTCGACGAGTGTTTCCCGGGCGCGTCTTGGTGCGCAGGCTCGTTTCGTTTGCTCCACGTGCGCTTTGTTTGCGCAAATGTCATTGGCGTTACTGTTGATTTTCAGGCACCCATTCTTCCAAGACACTTgcagaacttaaaaaaaaaaagacattacgTTGACATCTGGTCTGGCTGTTTAACATCGACGAGCTGTAATAGCTTGAACGGCCACTGCTTACTGCCATCGCGTTCGTTCCTCACGAAGAAAGTCGGGCTAGTGCACTAGTCGGTGAAGGTCCTTCATACCGCTTTCAAGGGAGCACTTTCGATCACGGACTACCTCGATCCAGATAGAACTAACGAAGCGCTGCTATAGCCATTTTCGATCGCATATTTCACTTTGCCCGACCTTATCCCTAACGTGATCTAAACGTTCCATTAGCGATTGAGGTAAATCCGAATGAAAGTAGAGAAACCTGAAGGCCGTGAACGCTTGTGTTTTAGAGGCTGAACGTCCGCGCTAGTTCTGCCTGTGTGGACGGCGCGAATAATTTGGGCCCAGGCGGAGTTAATAATACCGCGTAGAGTGGTGTAAACTTGTTCACCACTTATTTTTGTGCTATAGAAACGAAGAAACTAAACTGCTGCACACGTGACATGTGACGTCGCTGAAGGTGGTGTGGCAGAGCCCGCCTTAGACAAGCCACTTGTGAAACCGTCTCCCCTCGTAATCACCCTTGCAGACGAAGTTGCGTTCTTTTGGTCTAAGAGAACACAATCTCTTAAAAACCTTAATGCTTCACATCTTGCGTCTCATTGTTTCAATTGCGGTTGTGAGCCTTTGTTTGAAGACTAATTCTTTCACGACACAAATGCCAACCACACGTGACATAACCGAGGCACTTCACATCAAAAGATTAGGAGAGACTTGCGTTAGCCGCGCATCGTTTCTGTTATaatgcgaatttcagtatcttcCCAGCACGTGTGTTAATCTCAAGTAGTCTTTTTGATTTCTTTTTCGGCTTCCCTATCTCTTGATATGTTCAGCTGATGTCCTCAGACCTTGTCATGTTCATATGCGGCGGTATTTCTAattcccaatatatatatatatatatatatatatatatatatatatatatatatatatatatatatatatccactacacatacctttacacgcTGCTCTATCTTTAGCTGATGacccgctagtcccattatgtgacgtgcGTTAATTTCTAGACGACACTGTATTTTTACATAGAATATAGATTATTACCACGGGCTTTTCCTTCCAAAACTAGATTTCACAATACCTCGTGTTTAGCGCAGgatagccttagccgcttttgcgccattaaaccacATTTAACTACCATCATTGGCCTTTCGGTGCAGGAACATCTGCATGGGCATTTGTGACTCTTCGACAGAAGGCTGCCATATTTATTTCTCCTCATACCACCAGAGATACCGCGAGATATAATGTTCAAACATAATTATATTTATTTCTGTATCTGCCAGGTAAGTCTACTTCCTAATTATCACAAACTTTCTACCTCACCCTAATTTTTCGTTTAAGCTTTTATCTTTCCCTTTAGacgccggcttcttggccaatcctccgtaTTGTCCAAACGGCATACGTGAAGAAACACGCAAACTGCTCTCCGGTCATTTCAGGCCATCCACTTCGTATCCCAGGCACTGCGTTTGTAGCCGTCTGGTCCACCATGTCCGGCCGGGCACCAGCAGGCAAGGCGTCGAAGACCACGAAGGGAAAGTCTCGATCCTCGCGGGCTGGACTCCAGTTCCCGGTGGGTCGCATTCATCGCCTCATGAGCAAGGGCAACTACGCCGACCGCATAGGCGCCGGCGCCCCGGTCTACATGGCGGCCGTGTTGGAGTACCTGACGGCCGAAGTGTTCGAGCTGGCGGGCAACGCGGCCCGCGACAACCACAAGACCCGCATCACGCCCCGCCATTTGCAGCTGGCCGTGCGAAATGACGAGGAGCTCAGCAAGTTGCTGTCGGGCGTCACGATCTCCGAGGGCGGCGTGTTGCCCAACATCCCGCAGGAGCTGCTCCCTAAGAAGTCGGG from Dermacentor albipictus isolate Rhodes 1998 colony chromosome 7, USDA_Dalb.pri_finalv2, whole genome shotgun sequence includes the following:
- the LOC135899083 gene encoding histone H2A-like translates to MSGRAPAGKASKTTKGKSRSSRAGLQFPVGRIHRLMSKGNYADRIGAGAPVYMAAVLEYLTAEVFELAGNAARDNHKTRITPRHLQLAVRNDEELSKLLSGVTISEGGVLPNIPQELLPKKSGGAQPHQNGPKGADHAGGGSQAY